A genomic stretch from Setaria italica strain Yugu1 chromosome VII, Setaria_italica_v2.0, whole genome shotgun sequence includes:
- the LOC101762645 gene encoding GDSL esterase/lipase At1g09390: MASAMNGGGGGGGVLKRVGPLRLQYYIVMGAVAAAVVLATLRYMPGPAAAVSSSVARSGPAAAAPGVGAVAEEEVEVGEEEAEGKRKKKKKGDGVVLFNFGDSNSDTGGVAAVMGIRIAPPEGRAYFHYPTGRLSDGRVILDFICESLGTHHLSPFMKPLGSDFTNGVNFAIAGSTAMPGVTTFSLDVQVDQFIFFKERCLDLIERGESAPVDELGFQTALYTMDIGHNDINGILHMPYDEMLANLPPVIVEIKKAIERLHKNGARKFWIHGTGALGCMPQKLAMPRDDDSGLDEHGCIASINNVCKKFNSLLSEALDELRLTLKKSAIVFVDMFAIKYDLVVNHKKYGIEKPLMTCCGHGGPPYNYDPKKSCMTSDEDLCKLGEKFISWDGVHFTDAANGIVASKVLSGEYSIPRVKLASLVSTAKSDD; encoded by the exons ATGGCGAGCGCGatgaacggcggcggcggcgggggcggggtgcTGAAGCGGGTGGGCCCGCTCCGGCTGCAGTACTACATCGTGatgggcgcggtggcggcggccgtggtgcTGGCCACGCTGCGCTACATgccgggccccgccgccgccgtcagcagCAGCGTGGCCCGCTCCGGCCCAGCCGCCGCGGCCCCCGGCGTcggcgcggtggcggaggaggaggtggaggtgggggaggaggaggcggaggggaagaggaagaagaagaagaagggtgaCGGGGTGGTGCTGTTCAACTTCGGCGACTCGAACAGCGACACgggtggggtggcggcggtgatgggGATCCGCATCGCGCCGCCGGAGGGGAGGGCCTACTTCCACTACCCCACGGGGAGGCTCTCCGACGGCCGCGTCATCCTCGACTTCATCT GTGAAAGCCTGGGCACGCACCATCTCAGCCCGTTCATGAAGCCGCTGGGCTCCGACTTCACCAACGGCGTCAACTTCGCCATCGCAGGGTCCACGGCCATGCCGGGGGTCACCACATTCTCGCTGGACGTGCAGGTGGACCAGTTCATCTTCTTCAAGGAGAGATGCCTCGACTTGATTGAGAGAG GTGAGAGTGCCCCGGTTGATGAGCTGGGTTTCCAAACTGCTCTATACACCATGGACATTGGGCACAATGATATCAATGGCATTCTCCACATGCCCTATGATGAAATGCTTGCCAATCTCCCCCCTGTAATTGTTGAAATCAAGAAAGCCATTGAG AGGTTGCATAAGAATGGGGCCAGGAAGTTCTGGATACATGGGACGGGCGCGCTGGGTTGCATGCCTCAGAAGCTTGCTATGCCGAGGGATGATGACAGTGGTCTAGATGAGCATGGATGCATCGCAAGCATCAACAATGTTTGCAAGAAGTTCAATTCTTTGCTGAGTGAAGCCTTGGACGAGCTGCGCTTGACCCTTAAAAAGTCGGCAATCGTCTTCGTGGATATGTTTGCTATCAAGTATGATCTTGTTGTCAACCACAAAAAATACG GGATTGAGAAGCCGTTGATGACTTGCTGTGGCCATGGAGGCCCTCCTTACAACTATGACCCCAAGAAGAGCTGCATGACTTCGGATGAAGACCTGTGTAAGCTTGGTGAAAAGTTCATAAGCTGGGATGGTGTTCACTTCACTGATGCTGCAAACGGCATTGTGGCTTCCAAAGTGCTCAGTGGCGAGTACTCCATTCCCAGGGTCAAGCTGGCCAGCCTCGTCAGCACTGCAAAATCCGACGATTAA